The following are encoded in a window of Sutcliffiella horikoshii genomic DNA:
- the mltG gene encoding endolytic transglycosylase MltG: MSEKNNKDYIQEKLKEKHFEAKIVRRIVFTVFVLLMLALTGIIGGGYFYIKNALQPVNEEDTKTEKVEIPIGSSPTSIGRILEENGIINNGKVFRYYVKFKNESGFMAGEYELSPSMNLDEIIGFLKEGKVQQEVLFQITIPEGRQLEQIAVILENRMGLSEKEFLEKANDKDFLEKMREKYPKVITDEMFDEDVKYALEGYLFPATYPFYVENPTAEEVIDIMLQKTDEILQYDEVRIGMGNMDLTPHELLTMASLIEAEATVQTDRDYISSVFYNRLDVGMPLQTDPTVLYALGEHKERTLYEHLEVDSPYNTYKNQGLPPGPIANAGLTSIQAALKPAETEYYYFLATPDGEVLFNETLEEHNIDKNEHITSQDNG, encoded by the coding sequence AACAAAGACTATATTCAAGAAAAATTGAAAGAAAAACATTTTGAAGCAAAGATTGTGCGCCGCATTGTCTTTACAGTATTTGTCTTACTTATGCTAGCCCTGACTGGTATTATTGGCGGCGGTTATTTTTATATAAAAAATGCATTGCAGCCTGTGAATGAAGAAGATACCAAAACAGAAAAAGTGGAAATTCCTATAGGATCCTCTCCGACATCCATCGGTCGTATTTTAGAGGAAAATGGTATCATTAATAATGGTAAAGTATTCCGATACTATGTAAAGTTTAAAAATGAATCAGGATTTATGGCGGGAGAATACGAGCTAAGTCCTTCCATGAACCTTGATGAGATCATAGGTTTCTTAAAAGAAGGTAAAGTTCAACAGGAAGTCCTCTTCCAGATTACCATTCCTGAAGGTCGTCAATTGGAGCAAATTGCTGTCATCCTGGAAAATAGAATGGGGCTTTCGGAAAAAGAATTCCTCGAAAAAGCAAATGACAAGGATTTCCTCGAAAAGATGAGGGAGAAATATCCAAAAGTTATTACAGATGAAATGTTCGATGAAGATGTTAAGTATGCTTTGGAAGGCTATCTATTCCCTGCAACCTATCCTTTCTATGTAGAAAATCCGACGGCAGAAGAAGTGATTGATATCATGCTTCAAAAGACTGATGAGATTCTACAGTATGACGAAGTAAGAATAGGGATGGGCAATATGGATTTAACTCCACATGAATTGCTGACGATGGCAAGTTTGATAGAAGCAGAAGCAACTGTTCAAACAGACCGTGATTACATTTCAAGTGTATTCTATAATCGACTTGACGTAGGAATGCCGCTTCAAACAGATCCAACTGTGTTATATGCGCTTGGTGAACATAAAGAGCGGACATTATATGAGCATCTTGAAGTGGACTCACCTTACAATACGTATAAGAACCAAGGTCTACCACCGGGACCTATCGCCAATGCCGGTCTTACATCCATTCAAGCTGCATTGAAGCCTGCTGAAACTGAGTATTACTACTTTTTGGCAACACCAGATGGCGAAGTCCTATTCAACGAAACGCTAGAAGAGCACAACATCGATAAAAATGAACATATCACAAGTCAGGACAACGGATAA